From Haemorhous mexicanus isolate bHaeMex1 chromosome 1, bHaeMex1.pri, whole genome shotgun sequence, one genomic window encodes:
- the LOC132339346 gene encoding sodium channel protein type 5 subunit alpha-like, with protein MDPFFWPSEVNRFRRFTPESLAAIEERIASKKKEQVKVKEKTKEQGVEEDKITPQLDLKICKTLPSLYGDIPAELVGEPLEDFDPYYSDHKTFMVLNKRRTIFRFSATPALFIFGPFNPVRKKAIKILIHSYPFIVFLGIITCTVLLNCMAMTIPHLTAETYWTEHVFTAIYSTEILIKVVARGFVWNEFTFLRDPWNCLDFSIIIVMYITVFLSVGNVSVLRTFRVLRTLKAISVIPGLKVIVNSLVESVKKLLDVLILTVFCLSIFALIGLQLFMGNLKSKCVLNKNLFNDSFCKDPKIYVPNDEEQCFRLKDSSEIFLCVYREGLKSNCPENYTCEKIGNNPDFGYTSFDHFGWAFLSVFRLMTQDCWERLYRQTIHTSGVSCIFFFMAVIFFCSFYLFNLILAVVTMAYEEENRATRAETEAKEKMLQDARQIIEKEQMLAVEESSKALHAASEMSVADLKNSEGKESNKQTLTSRQNLISDNQENEEQIFRSQPDRCHKKLRQILLDYEVSMDAINDPVRRQRLMSAATILTDNSQSKLNCPTFWKNFPQKYLIWNCCPFWRAVKRRMKLVILNPFVDLLIMVCIILNTLFLAMEYPTMEKEYQEMISQSDQVFTLIFTVEMILKIIALDPYYYFQEKWNVFDSLVVLIGLASFGTNLSPFRLLRIFKLAKSWPALNTLMKIILHSFGALSNLTLVLAITIFIFAVVGMQILGSDYSGNACKISSSGKLRWHMMDFSHSILIIFRILCGEWIETMWECMEVAGKRKCLTIFLLVLVLGNLVVLNLFIALLLSSFNIDGPEGQEEPGEGTKYQIAIAQIHKSLKAVKNRIWDHCCKRMRGSLRKADKKKTLAEVSGKGIEVTNYAMTDVRKYIDNSSFDIECGHMEESSSLARKYEEILTSPSTCVPIATAEAYPKEGDGGHILHTAVEYRKQKYHSVRSFSEASTVDPVVLLEMFSQTKNSQLPKDCFVESCVECFPCCVVDTTKFPGRTWWNFRKTCYRIVNHSGFEYFMVFMIVLSSAALAFEDVHLHEREKVKVILDYADIIFTYTFFTEMLLKWVAFGLHSYFTNSWCLLDFIIVCLSFVSWGQNSVSENSSLCSSGTSLKSLRTFRALRPLRALSRFEGIKVVVNALFGAIPSIFNVLLVCVVFWLLFNVLGVKWLGSRFWKCTHKQESTDHIHGRNDCLSFNGTWTNNVVNFDNVGMGYLALLQVATFKGWMDIMYAAVDSREIDQQPQFEARLHMYAFFVVFIIFGSFFMLNLFIGVVISNFNQQRKKISGKDLFLTEEQKKYYNALKKLGSKKPQKPIPRPSNAFLGLLFDIVNHKAFDITIVIFICLNMIVMMAENNDKGTKDVLNKINYFFVAVFTAECVLKILALRHYYFGSGWNVFDFSVVILSIVSLGVSEVFRSFFSPTVLRTLRLARVGRILRIVRKAKGIRTLLFALLMSLPALVNIGLLLFLIMFIYAIVGMANFACLPREGGIDNIFNFETFCGSILCLFQITTSAGWDGLLAPVLKESDKCALQLNVTGTKKNNCVNKGFGILYFVSYVIISFLIVVNMYIAVILENFSVATEESTDPLCEDDFDMFYETWAKFDPLATQYIDYSALSDFADALADPLRIPKPNKIQLIAMDIPIVSGDKIHCLDILLAFTKRVLGEAGDLESLELNMEEKIAAGNPSKSCYSPISSTLKRKQEEVSALVIQKAFRRYLKQRSLQNMSLYRCKHNSAVFGREIQDKQSLLESLLNENHGRKADKLRPASSISLPLFYDGFAETGSKKLDT; from the exons atggATCCCTTCTTTTGGCCATCAGAAGTTAACAGGTTTCGACGATTCACCCCCGAGTCCTTGGCAGCAATTGAGGAAAGAATTGCCagcaaaaaaaaggagcaaGTCAAAGTTAAAGAGAAGACTAAGGAACAAGGAGTTGAAGAAGATAAAATTACTCCTCAGCTTGACCTTAAAATCTGCAAAACGTTGCCATCTCTGTATGGGGAcattcctgcagagctggttgGGGAACCCCTGGAGGATTTTGATCCATACTACAGTGATCACAAG actTTTATGGTGTTAAATAAAAGGAGGACTATTTTCCGGTTTTCTGCCACACCTGCCTTGTTTATATTTGGTCCTTTTAATCCAGTCAgaaaaaaggcaattaaaatTCTGATCCATTCATATCCTTTCATTG TTTTTCTTGGCATTATTACATGTACTGTGTTACTCAATTGTATGGCTATGACTATCCCTCACCTTACTGCAGAAACCTACTGGACTGA ACATGTTTTCACTGCTATCTATTCTACTGAAATATTGATTAAAGTAGTAGCAAGAGGATTTGTTTGGAATGAATTTACTTTTCTTCGAGATCCATGGAACTGCTTGgatttttctattattattgTAAT GTACATTACTGTATTTCTGAGTGTTGGCAATGTTTCAGTTCTTCGAACTTTCAGAGTACTGAGGACTTTGAAAGCTATTTCAGTAATACCAG GTCTGAAAGTCATTGTAAATTCACTTGTTGAGTCTGTTAAGAAGCTCTTGGATGTGCTGATCCTGACTGTATTTTGCTTGAGTATATTTGCACTAATAGGCCTTCAGCTCTTTATGGGCAACTTAAAATCCAAATGTGTCCTCAATAAAAATCTGTTCAATGACTCATTCTGTAAGGATCCCAAGATATATGTACCAAATGATGAAG agcAATGCTTCAGATTGAAAGACTCTTCTGAAATATTCCTGTGTGTGTACAGGGAAGGTCTCAA AAGTAATTGTCCAGAAAACTACACCTGTGAGAAGATTGGGAACAATCCTGATTTTGGTTATACAAGTTTTGACCACTTTGGCTGGGCTTTCCTCTCTGTGTTCCGGCTGATGACCCAGGACTGCTGGGAGCGCCTCTACAGACAA ACCATCCATACCTCTGGAGTGtcctgcatctttttttttatggcaGTCATCTTCTTCTGCTCATTTTATCTCTTCAATCTGATCTTGGCTGTGGTAACTATGGCATatgaagaggaaaacagagcaaCTCGTGCTGAAAcagaggcaaaggaaaaaatgcttcAGGATGCCAGACAAATTATAGAGAAGGAACAG ATGTTGGCTGTGGAAGAAAGCAGTAAGGCCTTGCATGCTGCATCTGAAATGTCAGTTGCTGACTTGAaaaattcagaaggaaaagagagtaATAAACAAACACTTACTTCAAGGCAAAACTTAATTTCAGATAACCAGGAAAATGAGGAGCAAATATTTCGTTCACAGCCTGATCGCTGCCACAAGAAGCTT AGGCAGATCCTGCTGGACTATGAGGTCTCAATGGATGCTATCAATGATCCTGTCCGAAGGCAGAGGTTAATGAGTGCAGCCACAATTCTTACAGATAATTCAC AGTCAAAACTGAACTGTCCTACATTTTGGAAAAATTTCCCTCAAAAGTATCTAATTTGGAATTGTTGTCCGTTCTGGAGAGCAGTCAAAAGGAGGATGAAATTGGTGATTTTGAATCCATTTGTTGATCTCTTAATCATGGTTTGCATTATCTTGAATACCTTGTTCCTGGCTATGGAGTACCCCACCATGGAAAAAGAATACCAAGAAATGATTTCTCAAAGTGACCAG GTCTTCACCCTGATTTTTACTGTTGAAATGATCTTGAAAATCATTGCTCTAGATCCTTACTACTATTTCCAGGAAAAGTGGAATGTTTTTGATAGCTTGGTTGTTTTGATTGGCCTAGCAAGCTTTGGAACAAATCTGTCACCTTTCAGGCTG CTCAGGATCTTCAAATTGGCAAAGTCCTGGCCAGCCTTAAACACTCTCATGAAAATAATTCTACACTCATTTGGCGCCCTGAGTAACCTCACTCTGGTTTTGGCAATCactatatttatttttgctgtagTAGGAATGCAGATTTTGGGCAGTGATTATAGTGGAAATGCCTGTAAAATCAGCTCCAGTGGCAAATTACGCTGGCATATGATGGATTTTAGTCATTCAATCCTCATTATCTTCCGAATATTATGTGGAGAATGGATTGAAACTATGTGGGAATGCATGGAAGTggctggaaaaaggaaatgtcTCACCATTTTCTTGCTTGTTCTGGTACTAGGAAACCTGGTG GTGCTCAACCTGTTCATTGCTTTGCTGCTGAGTTCATTCAACATTGATGGCCCAGAGGGACAagaggagcctggagaagggacTAAATACCAGATTGCCATTGCACAGATTCACAAGAGCCTGAAGGctgtgaaaaacagaatttgGGATCACTGCTGCAAAAGAATGAGGGGAAGCCTcagaaaagcagacaaaaagaAGACTTTGGCAGAAGTTTCTGGGAAGGGCATAGAGGTTACTAATTATGCCATGACAGATGTCAGGAAATACATAGACAACAGCTCCTTTGATATAGAGTGTGGCCATATGGAAGAGAGTTCCTCACTAGCAaggaaatatgaagaaattttgACCAGCCCCAGTACCTGTGTTCCCATTGCAACAGCAGAGGCTTACCCCAAGGAAGGTGATGGTGGGCACATTTTGCACACAGCTGTAGAATACAGGAAACAG AAATATCATTCTGTTCGTAGCTTTTCTGAAGCCAGCACTGTGGATCCAGTGGTTCTTCTGGAGATGTTTTCCCAGACTAAAAACTCCCAGCTGCCTAAGGACTGCTTTGTAGAGA GTTGTGTTGAGTGTTTCCCATGTTGTGTAGTGGATACCACCAAGTTTCCAGGCAGAACTTGGTGGAACTTTAGAAAAACCTGCTACAGAATCGTGAACCATAGCGGATTTGaatattttatggtttttatGATTGTATTGAGCAGTGCAGCATTG GCATTTGAAGATGTTCACCTGCATGAGAGGGAAAAAGTGAAAGTCATCCTAGATTATGCTGATATCATATTTACCTACACCTTTTTTACGGAGATGCTTCTGAAGTGGGTAGCTTTTGGTCTGCACAGTTATTTCACAAATTCTTGGTGTTTGCTTGACTTCATCATTGTGTGT CTGTCCTTTGTTTCCTGGGGACaaaattctgtttctgaaaattCCTCACTTTGTTCCTCTGGGACCAGCCTGAAATCTCTCAGGACTTTCAGAGCGCTGCGGCCTCTACGAGCTTTGTCAAGATTTGAAGGGATAAAG GTTGTTGTGAATGCACTCTTTGGAGCCATCCCCTCCATCTTCAACGTTCTGCTCGTCTGCGTTGTCTTTTGGCTCCTTTTTAATGTTCTAGGAGTCAAATGGCTTGGAAGCAGATTTTGGAAATGCACACACAAACAAGAAAGTACTGATCACATTCATGGCAGAAACGATTGTCTTTCCTTCAATGGGACATGGACAAATAATGTTGTAAATTTTGACAATGTTGGCATGGGTTACTTGGCTCTTCTCCAAGTG GCAACTTTTAAAGGCTGGATGGATATTATGTATGCAGCAGTGGATTCACGTGAG attgaTCAACAGCCACAGTTTGAAGCGCGCTTACACATGTATGCattctttgtggttttcattatttttggaTCTTTCTTCATGCTGAACCTTTTCATTGGAGTGGTTATCAGCAATTTTaaccagcaaaggaaaaagataA GTGGGAAAGATCTATTTTTGACTGAGGAACAGAAAAAGTACTATAATGCCCTAAAAAAACTTGGATccaagaaaccccaaaaacccatcCCAAGACCATCG AATGCATTCCTAGGATTGCTGTTTGACATCGTAAATCACAAAGCTTTTGACATCACCATTGTGATTTTCATCTGTCTAAATATGATTGTTATGATGGCAGAAAACAATGACAAAGGCACCAAGGATGTCCTTAATAAAATCAACTATTTTTTTGTGGCTGTATTCACTGCAGAATGTGTCTTAAAAATACTGGCCTTAAGGCACTACTACTTTGGGAGTGGCTGGAATGTGTTTGATTTCAGTGTTGTGATCCTTTCAATAGTGA gTCTTGGAGTTTCTGAAGTGTTTCGATCTTTTTTCTCCCCTACGGTTTTGAGAACTCTTCGTTTGGCGCGGGTCGGCCGAATCCTGAGAATAGTTCGCAAAGCCAAAGGGATTCGAACTCTTCTTTTTGCACTGCTGATGTCTCTTCCTGCCCTGGTCAACATTGgccttctgcttttcctgattATGTTCATTTATGCCATCGTGGGCATGGCAAACTTTGCCTGCCTCCCGCGGGAGGGTGGGATTGATAACATTTTCAACTTCGAAACATTTTGTGGTAGCATTCTCTGCCTCTTCCAAATTACCACATCTGCTGGCTGGGATGGTCTTCTGGCCCCCGTGCTGAAAGAATCTGATAAATGTGCTCTCCAATTAAATGTTACAgggacaaagaaaaataattgtgtaAATAAGGGCTTtggtattttatattttgtaagCTATGTCATTATATCGTTCCTCATTGTTGTAAATATGTACATAGCTGTCATTTTAGAGAACTTCAGTGTTGCCACAGAGGAGAGCACGGATCCTCTTTGTGAGGATGACTTTGATATGTTTTATGAGACATGGGCAAAGTTTGACCCTCTGGCGACACAGTATATAGATTATTCTGCCCTCTCAGACTTTGCAGATGCTCTGGCAGACCCCTTGCGCATCCCAAAGCCCAACAAAATCCAGCTCATAGCCATGGACATCCCTATAGTTAGTGGAGATAAGATCCACTGCTTGGATATCTTGCTGGCTTTCACTAAAAGGGTCTTGGGAGAAGCTGGAGACCTGGAGAGTCTTGAATTAAACATGGAAGAAAAGATTGCAGCTGGCAATCCATCTAAAAGTTGTTACAGCCCAATTTCTTCTACccttaaaagaaaacaagaggaaGTGTCAGCTCTTGTTATTCAAAAGGCCTTCAGGAGGTATTTGAAACAACGTTCTCTTCAAAATATGTCCTTGTACCGTTGTAAACATAACAGTGCTGTCTTTGGACGAGAAATACAGGACAAGCAAAGTCTTCTTGAATCACTGCTTAATGAAAATCATGGTAGGAAGGCAGATAAATTACGTCCTGCTTCTTCCATATCCCTTCCTTTATTTTATGATGGCTTTGCTGAGACAGGCAGCAAAAAGCTTGACACATGA